AATTTGGTCGAAATCCCAGTTTGGTAATTCTTTATTTATATTAAGATTTGCATTTTCCACGGAAGTGTACGATATACCAACCTTCATTAAAACTCTCTTTTTATCTTCTTTTAAACTGACGAGGTAATTACCCGTTTCTTCATCTTTTTCTAAAGCTTCAATTTCAGTATTCAACTTCACTTTAAAATAAACAGTTAACGGTTTTGGTCTGCGATGTGTTGGTTCCATAACCAAATGCCCCGAAAGTTCATTTTTATTATTTTGTTCTAAAACCCCATTCGAATTTTCACAAGGTCCCAAAATGGTATTCAAATTAAAAAGAACGGCTGCATTTTTATTTTCAGGAAACGTAAATTGATGTAAACCAACACGTTTTGTACTCGTAAGTTCTGTTTTCATGTTATAACGCTCTAATTCTAAACTATGAAAACCAGGTGTTATTTGCTCTTTGTCGTGATTGAATTTTGAATAAAAATCTTTAAAAATATTGCTTTTATTTTCTTCGGAAATGGTAACGGGCATAACAGAAACACCAGACATTTGCCATGCATGGATATGGCTAAACCCTTTAATAGTATCTGTTTTATAACGATAGCCACTACCCCAAGCACCACCAATTTGTGTGTCGGGACTTAAATTAACCATACCAAACGGGCGATTTGCAGACGAAAAGAAAAACCACCTAGAATTTTCGGTATCTAATAACGGATACACTTTTTGGGTATAATCTATAGCAGATTCCTGAGTTGTTTTTAATTCCTGTTTTTCATTTTCTTTACACGAAAAAATGGCAAGACATACAAAAATTAAAATGTAGAATCTGTTTTTAAGGAGGTAATGTAACTTCATTATTATAGGTTTTAAGGCGTAATTTTATTTAAGTTATTTTCAATCGCGGCTAACATATCGTAAGTAGGAAAACCATTATTTTGTCTTCTATTTTTTATGGCGTACCAACCGTTCCATTTATCATCTAAATCGCCAGATGCTCTGCGTTTATAAACAGCTTCTAGTTGTTCTTTAGCCGAAGGAAGCAATGCTTTAGCTTCATTTAAAAACGTTACATTTTTAGATGCTTCGAATTGGTTTTTAAGTTTTGTCATACTATGAAGCGTAGTTTCAAAAGCAATTAAATCATTATATAATTGCGCAGGTAACAAAATATAGGCATTATAGAAATCGGTCGCTTCAATTTGATAACCTCGCTCTGCTTCCGTTAAGGCTTTTTGAACATTTGCAGCAACATGTGCCGTAGTTTTATAATCTCCTATAACACGTTTATAATCAAAAGGAATTGGAGTTTTTCCTGGTCTTCTAATTGGTGTGTTTGATAAATATGAAACCGCCTCACGAATTTCCCATAAGTGCTCTACATAACCTTTACGTCCTTCTTGCGCTTCATGCAAATATTTCATGGAAGCTATAGCGTGACTTGATGCTTTTTCTGAAAAATATCGAGAAGTCCAATCTTTATAAAATTCATCGCCATTAAACGTATCTGGATTATTACAAACGGCACTATACGCTTCTAGATTTAATAAAAATGGTCTAAAATTTTGTCCGTTTACTAAACAAAACTTATCGGCTTTATAGGTTTCAAACATGGCTTTCATTATCGTTTCCACCTTGTTTGGATATGGATTGTGAACGGTGTGGTTTAACCAATATCCAGCATGCATATAGGTTCCAAACTCATAATTATCGGTAGTATTTGGTAGATGTTCGAAATCGCCAAAACCATGATCGGACCAAAGCACTGTCCAGTCTGTTGGTGGTCTAAAACCTTCGTTCCACATTTCCATCCCATCGGAATAACACACCAAAACTTTTGAAGCATTAGGTTTATATTCGTCTATTAATTTTCCAAATTCAACATAAACTTCGTTAAATACATCTATTTTACTTTCGCCACAAGTACTCTCGTATTTCCAATCCCAAACTTGATGACGCGGACGTAGAATAAAAATATCTGTTTTAGCCAATGGTGTTTTCTCTAAATAGTAACGCCAAGCACTTATCCAATCTTCTTTATATGTTTTCCAACAATCGGCTTTATCAGCCGACATAGGATGAATTTGGTAGCCTAACTCAAAATCTATAGCCACTTTCATGCCTTTTAATTGGGCATAATCGATCATTTTATCTATAAAATTAATATCGACTTGATAGTCTGGTTTTAGTTTTTTGTACTCTGGACGAACATAGAATTCTGGTCGCCCCAACATATCGAACAACTGTATAGCGTTGTAGCGCATGCGCACTAAGGCATCTATTAATTCAGTATAAGTTTCCCAATCGTACTCTAGTAATTTACCTCGGTAATTTGCTAGCTCGTCCACATCGTTTTCAAAATAGGCTAAAACGGGAACTTTTGGTGGTGCTATAGTTTTTGTTGTGAAGTTAAAGACGGCTTCGTTATCTATTTTACTCGCTGTTTTACCTGTCCAATATTCTAAAGGATCAATACCTAAAACATCTTTTGAATAATCGTAAATAGCATACTGCAAGCCTTGCACGTCTGAACCTCCAATTACAATCGTGTTTTTATGATTATTGTGATTTACTTTTGCCCAAATCCCACCGCGACTTCCGGGTATTTCAGTAGACAAATTAATATTTTTTTGAATGGCTAATTCTTGGATTAACGCATTTGAAGTTGGTGTTCCTAGAATGAAAACTGTACCTTTTTTTGGAAAAGCTTCTTTTTCTGAAACAATTTTAACTTCGGAAGTAATTACTTTTTGTAAATCTGTTTTTAAATCATCTATAGTGTTTAATTCTACTTTTGATAAGTTATCTCCAACCACTAAATAGAATGATTCATCTACTGTTTGTGTACATGAAAAGCATAAAACAACTATTAATAGAATACTTAAAATGTAATTTTTTTTCATATTTAAAATGGGCTTCAAAATTGATTGTATCTATAATTTAGAGTAAACGTATTTAACAGTTTCTGTTTACAAAAATGAAATGACTCTTGATTAATAAAAATATAGGCAGACATATTCTCGTCTGCCTATATAAACTAACTTAAAACAACTAAATCTTTTAATTTGCTATTAATTAATAATTTGGGTTTTGAGTCATTGTTTCTGGAGAAATCTCTATTTCCTTAATTGGAATTGGACGTAATAAATGTTTTGAAGCATCGAATGCGCCATGATCAGCATAATGCGGATTATTAGTAAGTTTCTCTTCTAATTTACCCATACGTTTTAGTACTGCCCATCGGTTAGACTCACCAATTAATTCTAAAGCGCGTTCTACTAAAATATTATCTAAATCTACTGTTGTGTAATGATCTGCAACACCTGTAGCACGCTCTCTTACTCTATTTAAATGAAATAAAGCTTGGGTTGTGTTTCCGGCACCTAAAAAGGCTTCGGCTGCTATAAGATGTGTTTCTGCTATTCTAAAAATAAAGGTATCTCTAGCCCCACTAGTTTCTGCTGCAAAAATTTCATCATCAAACTTTTTCATGATTGGAAAATTGATAAATGAAGGATTTAAAGAATACTTATAGTTTACACCATCAATATCTGCAGGAACTCCAAATAAATACTGATCTGGTTGATATACCCAGTAACGATCTAAACGATCTTTAAGTTCGTCAATATCTAAAGTGTTTTTAGGAAAATAAACTAAAGTATCTCCAGGATTAATAACATCATCTGCAAGACCACTTGCTTCATCGGCCATAATAGTTCTATGGATTGTTACATTTTCTCTACTATCATTATCCTCAAATAAAGAATAAAAATATGGTGTTGGCATTAAACTGTTACCCTTTGTACCATAAGGATTTGCACGACTTACTCCTGGCAAATCGAACACTTGATACATAAAAAGAGAATGTTTGTTATTATTACTATCTTCTGAAATACCTGTGTCACTCCATTGTCCTGCAAAAAGAATTTCATCATTTACTTGATTATCATAAGCAAAAACCTCTTCAAAAGACTGACTTCTAATATCGTAAGAACCAATAGCTGCAACTGCTAAATCGGCAGCTGTTTGAAAATCTGTACTTTCGCTAAAATCTGAATATGCACGCGTTAAATATACTTCTGATAAAACATGTTGTGCCGCTCTTTTAGAAAAACGTCCAGTATCAGGGTTATCGACTAAGTCTGGTATTGAAGCCTCTAATTCTTCAATTATTAAAGTATAAGTTTCCTGCTCTGTCGATCTCGTATAATCGTTACGAATACTTTGTGGCTCATCTAAATCT
The window above is part of the Algibacter sp. L3A6 genome. Proteins encoded here:
- a CDS encoding glycosyl hydrolase 115 family protein gives rise to the protein MKKNYILSILLIVVLCFSCTQTVDESFYLVVGDNLSKVELNTIDDLKTDLQKVITSEVKIVSEKEAFPKKGTVFILGTPTSNALIQELAIQKNINLSTEIPGSRGGIWAKVNHNNHKNTIVIGGSDVQGLQYAIYDYSKDVLGIDPLEYWTGKTASKIDNEAVFNFTTKTIAPPKVPVLAYFENDVDELANYRGKLLEYDWETYTELIDALVRMRYNAIQLFDMLGRPEFYVRPEYKKLKPDYQVDINFIDKMIDYAQLKGMKVAIDFELGYQIHPMSADKADCWKTYKEDWISAWRYYLEKTPLAKTDIFILRPRHQVWDWKYESTCGESKIDVFNEVYVEFGKLIDEYKPNASKVLVCYSDGMEMWNEGFRPPTDWTVLWSDHGFGDFEHLPNTTDNYEFGTYMHAGYWLNHTVHNPYPNKVETIMKAMFETYKADKFCLVNGQNFRPFLLNLEAYSAVCNNPDTFNGDEFYKDWTSRYFSEKASSHAIASMKYLHEAQEGRKGYVEHLWEIREAVSYLSNTPIRRPGKTPIPFDYKRVIGDYKTTAHVAANVQKALTEAERGYQIEATDFYNAYILLPAQLYNDLIAFETTLHSMTKLKNQFEASKNVTFLNEAKALLPSAKEQLEAVYKRRASGDLDDKWNGWYAIKNRRQNNGFPTYDMLAAIENNLNKITP
- a CDS encoding RagB/SusD family nutrient uptake outer membrane protein, whose protein sequence is MKTIKNIKYFALILGGSLLLSACNDFIEEDIYTQITSENFIDESTADQLIVGLYTSTRSVYQDYGYKFEGTDIFTTQGEIFSTSSTNDYVGFNAPQTNGVWSANYDVISKANTAINRYETQINWSDAKLGEKAYGIAQARALRALAFFNLAQQYGGVVLDLDEPQSIRNDYTRSTEQETYTLIIEELEASIPDLVDNPDTGRFSKRAAQHVLSEVYLTRAYSDFSESTDFQTAADLAVAAIGSYDIRSQSFEEVFAYDNQVNDEILFAGQWSDTGISEDSNNNKHSLFMYQVFDLPGVSRANPYGTKGNSLMPTPYFYSLFEDNDSRENVTIHRTIMADEASGLADDVINPGDTLVYFPKNTLDIDELKDRLDRYWVYQPDQYLFGVPADIDGVNYKYSLNPSFINFPIMKKFDDEIFAAETSGARDTFIFRIAETHLIAAEAFLGAGNTTQALFHLNRVRERATGVADHYTTVDLDNILVERALELIGESNRWAVLKRMGKLEEKLTNNPHYADHGAFDASKHLLRPIPIKEIEISPETMTQNPNY